A genome region from Musa acuminata AAA Group cultivar baxijiao chromosome BXJ3-5, Cavendish_Baxijiao_AAA, whole genome shotgun sequence includes the following:
- the LOC103985323 gene encoding NAC domain-containing protein 71-like, with the protein MSSVSLPPGFRFRPTDDELVGYYLKRKVAGLSIELEIIPVIELYKYDPWDLPDKSFLPKRDLEWFFFCPRDRKYPNGTRTNRATGSGYWKATGKDRKIACEPSVYGVRKTLVFYRGRAPGGERTGWVMHEYRLCEDLYQGSTNFLGAFALCRVVKKNDHGLKAGDPHAESKAKRCSSSAAESGCRGYIDNVLSISEENCTVVTNVSEKNEDSTPITSPETGREVQLQPIMKGFRESQMVANASKTSPDESISKSVITVGNTNVTESPTPGNLSPSHVVNLMEEDFMVDELSWSGSLPSFPSPTSCMGFYGNAENITFHSLELDVPKHLNASYSGTETWNPAVPASLCRQASEGEDLSLWLQEDILVK; encoded by the exons ATGAGTTCTGTCTCGCTGCCACCGGGGTTCCGATTTCGTCCGACCGATGATGAATTGGTGGGGTATTACTTGAAGAGGAAAGTCGCTGGACTTAGCATTGAGCTGGAGATCATTCCGGTGATCGAGCTGTACAAGTACGATCCATGGGATTTACCAG ACAAGTCCTTTCTTCCTAAAAGAGATTTGGAGTGGTTCTTTTTTTGTCCGCGAGACCGTAAGTATCCTAATGGCACACGCACAAACAGAGCTACAGGATCTGGTTACTGGAAAGCCACAGGTAAAGACCGGAAAATTGCATGTGAGCCTTCAGTATATGGAGTGAGAAAAACCCTTGTGTTCTACCGCGGAAGGGCTCCCGGAGGGGAAAGGACTGGTTGGGTGATGCATGAGTATCGTCTTTGTGAAGATCTTTATCAAGGATCTACCAATTTTCTG GGAGCTTTTGCGCTGTGCCGTGTAgtcaaaaaaaatgatcatgggcTGAAAGCTGGTGATCCTCATGCAGAATCCAAAGCTAAAAGATGTTCCTCTTCTGCAGCTGAATCTGGCTGTAGAGGATACATTGACAATGTCCTCAGCATTTCGGAAGAAAATTGCACTGTGGTCACAAATGTGTCTGAAAAAAATGAAGATTCAACACCCATAACTTCTCCAGAGACCGGTAGAGAGGTTCAGCTACAGCCAATAATGAAAGGCTTCCGGGAATCACAAATGGTTGCCAATGCTTCAAAG ACTTCTCCGGATGAGAGCATCTCCAAGTCAGTAATTACTGTTGGTAATACTAATGTAACAGAATCACCCACACCAGGAAATCTCTCCCCCTCACATGTCGTCAACTTGATGGAGGAAGATTTCATGGTGGATGAACTTTCATGGAGTGGAAGTTTGCCCTCTTTTCCAAGCCCCACGAGTTGCATGGGATTTTATGGCAATGCAGAAAACATCACATTCCATAGCCTTGAATTGGATGTACCAAAACATCTGAATGCATCATACAGTG GCACTGAGACTTGGAATCCAGCAGTACCTGCGTCTCTTTGTAGGCAAGCAAGTGAAGGAGAAGATCTGAGCTTGTGGTTGCAGGAAGACATCTTGGTGAAGTGA